In a single window of the Acetivibrio clariflavus DSM 19732 genome:
- a CDS encoding PspC domain-containing protein, whose amino-acid sequence MRKLYLSNKDKKIQGVCGGIAEYLGIDSSIIRIICVLLAFASFGSAILAYIACCLIIPEKPYSSDW is encoded by the coding sequence ATGAGAAAATTATATCTTTCCAATAAAGATAAAAAAATACAAGGTGTTTGCGGAGGCATAGCCGAATATCTTGGCATTGACTCTTCTATTATCAGGATTATTTGCGTGTTGCTTGCCTTTGCTTCCTTTGGTTCTGCAATACTGGCGTATATTGCTTGTTGCTTAATTATACCAGAAAAACCGTACTCAAGTGACTGGTAA
- a CDS encoding glycoside hydrolase family 48 protein produces MKKTAMFLLAFALLASSIQPAAKVKADSDTFKDRFNYMYNKIHDPANGYFDSEGIPYHSVETLCVEAPDYGHESTSEAASYYAWLEAVNGKLNGKWSGLTEAWNVVEKYFIPSESIQKGMNRYNPSSPAGYADEFPLPDDYPAQIQSNVTVGQDPIHQELVSAYNTYAMYGMHWLVDVDNWYGYGTGTNCTFINTYQRGEQESVFETVPHPSIEEFKYGGRQGFSDLFTAGETQPKWAFTIASDADGRLIQVQYWANKWAKEQGQNLSTLNAKAAKLGDYLRYSMFDKYFMKIGAQGKTPASGYDSCHYLLAWYYAWGGAIAGDWSWKIGCSHVHWGYQAPLAAYALANDPDLKPKSANGAKDWNSSFKRQVELYAWLQSAEGAIAGGVTNSVGGQYKSYNGASTFYDMAYTYAPVYADPPSNNWFGMQAWSMQRMCEVYYETGDSLAKEICDKWVAWAESVCEADIEAGTWKIPATLEWSGQPDTWRGTKPSNNNLHCKVVNYGNDIGITGSLANAFLFYDQATQRWNGNTTLGKKAADKALAMLQVVWDTCRDQYGVGVKETNESLNRIFTQEVFIPAGWTGKMPNGDVIQQGVKFIDIRSKYKDDPWYEGLKKQAEQGIPFEYTLHRFWHQVDYAVALGIAEIFGYKPPKGGSGGGETGDIKLGDINFDGDINSIDYALLKAHLLGINKLSGDALKAADVDQNGDVNSIDYAKMKSYLLGISKDF; encoded by the coding sequence ATGAAAAAAACTGCAATGTTTTTATTGGCTTTTGCTTTATTGGCATCGTCTATTCAGCCGGCAGCAAAGGTAAAAGCTGACTCTGACACTTTTAAAGACAGATTTAATTACATGTATAACAAAATTCATGATCCGGCAAATGGATACTTTGACTCTGAAGGTATACCTTATCACTCAGTTGAGACACTGTGTGTTGAAGCGCCTGATTACGGTCATGAATCAACCAGTGAAGCTGCAAGTTATTATGCATGGTTGGAAGCTGTAAATGGAAAACTTAACGGAAAATGGTCTGGTTTGACAGAAGCTTGGAATGTAGTTGAAAAATATTTCATTCCATCAGAGTCAATCCAGAAGGGTATGAACAGATATAACCCATCTTCTCCTGCCGGTTATGCTGATGAGTTCCCACTTCCAGATGATTATCCGGCACAAATTCAATCAAATGTTACCGTTGGGCAAGACCCAATCCACCAGGAACTTGTATCTGCATACAATACCTATGCAATGTATGGTATGCACTGGTTGGTAGACGTTGACAACTGGTATGGATATGGTACTGGCACTAATTGTACATTTATAAATACATATCAGAGAGGTGAGCAGGAATCAGTTTTCGAAACTGTTCCGCATCCATCAATAGAAGAGTTTAAATACGGTGGAAGACAAGGATTCTCCGATCTGTTTACTGCAGGAGAAACTCAACCTAAATGGGCATTTACTATTGCTTCAGACGCAGACGGACGTTTGATACAGGTTCAGTACTGGGCAAATAAATGGGCAAAAGAGCAAGGCCAGAACTTAAGTACACTCAATGCAAAAGCTGCAAAACTCGGAGACTATTTGAGATATTCAATGTTTGACAAGTACTTCATGAAAATTGGAGCACAAGGAAAGACTCCTGCAAGCGGATACGATTCATGCCACTATCTCTTGGCTTGGTACTACGCATGGGGTGGTGCTATAGCAGGTGACTGGTCATGGAAGATAGGTTGTAGCCATGTTCACTGGGGTTATCAAGCTCCATTGGCTGCTTATGCTTTGGCTAATGATCCTGATTTGAAACCTAAGTCTGCAAATGGTGCAAAAGACTGGAATTCAAGCTTCAAGAGACAGGTTGAACTTTATGCTTGGTTGCAATCTGCTGAGGGTGCTATAGCTGGTGGTGTTACAAACTCAGTTGGTGGACAATACAAATCATATAATGGTGCTTCAACCTTCTATGATATGGCTTATACTTATGCTCCTGTTTATGCAGACCCACCAAGTAACAACTGGTTCGGTATGCAGGCATGGTCAATGCAGCGTATGTGTGAAGTTTACTATGAAACAGGTGATTCCTTGGCTAAAGAAATCTGCGACAAGTGGGTTGCTTGGGCAGAGTCTGTATGTGAAGCTGATATAGAAGCTGGTACATGGAAGATACCTGCTACATTGGAATGGTCAGGACAGCCTGATACATGGAGAGGAACTAAGCCTTCAAATAACAACTTGCATTGTAAAGTAGTAAATTACGGTAATGATATAGGTATTACAGGCTCACTCGCCAACGCTTTCTTATTCTACGATCAAGCTACTCAGAGATGGAATGGAAATACTACACTTGGAAAGAAAGCTGCTGATAAAGCATTGGCTATGTTACAAGTAGTATGGGATACATGCCGTGACCAATACGGAGTAGGTGTAAAAGAGACTAATGAATCACTTAACCGTATATTCACACAGGAAGTATTTATTCCTGCCGGTTGGACAGGAAAAATGCCTAACGGTGACGTTATCCAGCAAGGCGTTAAGTTCATAGACATTCGTTCAAAATACAAGGACGATCCTTGGTATGAAGGACTCAAAAAACAGGCTGAGCAAGGAATACCGTTTGAATATACTCTCCACAGATTCTGGCACCAAGTTGACTATGCTGTTGCTTTAGGTATAGCTGAAATATTCGGTTATAAACCACCAAAAGGTGGAAGTGGCGGTGGAGAAACTGGAGATATTAAACTTGGTGACATTAACTTTGACGGTGACATAAATTCAATT
- the sigI gene encoding RNA polymerase sigma-I factor: MKVNLSKFGMNRLSDKPSNDEFISTLRLIKEGDNLLREEFLAKYTPFILKIASNFTGKYIDVNNSDEYSIVLSAFNEAIDCYDLTKNYNFLLFSEHVIKKRLIDHMRKDKGNKEIPFSYFEDETEFLEKYVSSVHDKSFEDIEQIDEIIEYKETLREFGISLEDLILNVPKHKDSRELCLKIASILANDEELFRQLYKYKNIPRNDLKRRAGVHGRTIGRHRKYIIAVCLILKSNLEISKSYLSIAEKGGKRGE; this comes from the coding sequence TTGAAGGTAAATCTCTCAAAATTTGGCATGAACAGATTAAGCGATAAGCCTTCTAATGATGAATTCATTTCTACGCTTAGACTTATAAAAGAAGGCGATAACCTTTTAAGAGAAGAGTTTTTAGCGAAGTATACTCCTTTCATATTGAAAATTGCATCGAATTTTACCGGAAAGTATATTGATGTAAACAATAGCGATGAATACAGTATTGTATTATCTGCTTTCAATGAAGCAATAGATTGCTATGACTTGACAAAAAACTATAACTTTCTGCTGTTTAGTGAACATGTTATAAAAAAACGTTTGATCGACCATATGAGAAAGGACAAAGGAAACAAAGAGATTCCCTTTTCATATTTTGAAGATGAAACTGAGTTCCTTGAAAAGTATGTAAGTTCTGTTCATGATAAGAGCTTTGAAGATATTGAGCAGATAGATGAAATCATTGAATATAAGGAAACATTAAGAGAGTTTGGAATAAGTTTGGAGGATTTGATTTTAAACGTACCCAAACACAAAGATTCAAGGGAATTATGCCTTAAAATAGCTTCAATTCTTGCCAATGATGAGGAATTGTTCAGACAATTGTATAAATACAAAAATATTCCAAGAAATGACCTTAAGAGAAGAGCCGGTGTTCATGGAAGAACTATAGGAAGGCATAGAAAGTATATAATCGCAGTGTGTCTGATTTTAAAGAGCAACCTTGAAATTTCAAAGAGTTATTTAAGTATTGCCGAGAAGGGAGGGAAAAGGGGTGAATAA
- a CDS encoding anti-sigma-I factor RsgI family protein — MNNYGIVYDIKNDKAVVLTRDGNFVMIRRREDIFLGQQIAFDDEDICRLGKKYYKFASIGVGLAAVCVLILAFLRIMPVNIDIYGYVAVDINPSMEFGIDENYKVIKAIALNDDAAKLIGDINVKHKPIEVVVVEIVKESKKRGYIDAKEKTDILISASLMDENKKAGTNGNSSFSDIDKLLNEIEREIEGLDSNIDGKTLRIASEVREAALRYDISMGKYDLYLKLNKLGENISIDKINSMKISDLMKIIEEKEIESSAQGTKGSESNPANALIPEETADSEQTPKNIVTPTPISTLVELPRNSQNSGAVSDSSAQPTKDSDHRSASEGNKILKLKHYNEQQSLYSKAIRWDFVIENTGNSYIDLRNVKVRYYFKDDYKNINFAVYFYSLGDEKNDVKGKVYNIRQSDSSHKYLEVTFEKGSIPPGDAAWVFGAITRDDWTEFNQEDDWSFLQGNSTFSYWDKMTVYISDKLVWGIEPY; from the coding sequence GTGAATAATTACGGAATTGTATATGACATAAAAAATGACAAGGCTGTTGTTTTAACTCGAGACGGAAATTTTGTTATGATACGAAGACGTGAAGATATTTTTTTAGGTCAGCAGATTGCCTTTGATGATGAAGATATCTGCCGGCTTGGAAAAAAATATTACAAGTTTGCCTCTATAGGTGTAGGACTTGCGGCAGTATGTGTCTTAATACTGGCATTTTTAAGAATAATGCCGGTCAACATTGACATATATGGCTACGTAGCTGTTGATATAAATCCAAGCATGGAATTCGGTATTGATGAGAATTACAAAGTAATAAAAGCGATTGCTTTAAATGACGATGCAGCTAAATTGATTGGTGATATCAATGTAAAACATAAGCCTATTGAGGTTGTGGTAGTGGAAATTGTTAAAGAGTCAAAAAAGCGTGGCTATATAGATGCAAAAGAAAAGACTGATATATTAATTTCTGCTTCTTTAATGGACGAAAATAAAAAGGCTGGTACGAACGGTAATTCCAGCTTTTCAGATATAGATAAACTGCTTAATGAAATAGAAAGAGAAATAGAGGGGCTTGACAGTAATATTGACGGAAAAACATTAAGGATAGCTTCTGAGGTGAGGGAGGCGGCCCTTAGGTATGATATTTCAATGGGCAAATATGATTTGTATCTAAAATTGAACAAATTGGGGGAAAATATATCAATTGATAAAATAAATTCAATGAAGATATCCGATTTGATGAAAATTATTGAGGAAAAAGAAATTGAAAGTTCGGCTCAAGGCACTAAAGGATCTGAGAGCAATCCTGCCAATGCATTGATTCCGGAAGAAACGGCCGATTCCGAACAAACACCGAAGAATATTGTTACACCGACTCCGATATCTACATTGGTTGAGCTGCCGAGGAACAGCCAAAACAGTGGAGCAGTGTCTGATTCTTCAGCTCAACCGACCAAGGATTCAGATCATCGAAGCGCCTCTGAAGGGAATAAAATACTTAAGCTAAAGCATTACAATGAACAACAGAGCCTTTACAGCAAAGCTATACGTTGGGACTTTGTTATTGAAAATACAGGCAATTCGTATATTGATTTAAGGAATGTAAAAGTAAGGTATTATTTTAAAGATGACTATAAAAATATCAATTTTGCAGTTTATTTTTACAGCCTGGGAGATGAGAAGAATGATGTCAAGGGAAAAGTTTATAACATTAGACAATCCGATTCTTCCCACAAATACCTTGAAGTGACTTTTGAAAAGGGCAGTATACCTCCCGGAGATGCTGCTTGGGTATTTGGTGCAATTACAAGAGATGATTGGACTGAATTCAATCAGGAAGATGATTGGTCATTTTTGCAGGGAAATTCGACTTTTTCCTATTGGGATAAGATGACCGTATATATTTCCGATAAACTTGTATGGGGAATTGAACCTTATTAA
- a CDS encoding glycosyl hydrolase 53 family protein translates to MKRGIFLPSIAVVFCLSVVLNFYTGVFSPAPIQAASFANGADVSWLPQMEAKGYKFYDDYGVQKDCLQILKEHGINSIRLRVWVNPSNDPYNGHCSKDEVVEMAKRCKNMGFRIMINFHYSDSWADPGKQYKPAAWANHSTNQLYTDIYNHTYDVLSALKVNGVIPEWVQVGNETNNGMLWEDGKASVNMRNFAWMINSGYDAVKAVFPETKVIVHLSNGYDNSLFRWMFDGLRNNGAKFDVIGMSLYPEPDNWWTLNNQCLYNMNDMVSRYGKEVMICEVGMASNAASAAKEMITDLLQKVASVPGGKGLGVFYWEPQCYNWAGYGKGAWNTNGRPTIALDAFLSNNSGLPTSTPTPTLPPTPIGTTPKPTNNEFVYGDINGDKRVDSIDYALLKSYLLGFSSEFPYVNGKKAADVNCDGNVDSIDFALLKGYLLGIFNYLPVGV, encoded by the coding sequence ATGAAAAGAGGAATATTTTTGCCTAGTATAGCAGTGGTGTTTTGTTTGTCTGTTGTTCTTAATTTTTACACAGGTGTGTTTTCACCTGCTCCTATCCAAGCGGCGTCTTTTGCCAATGGTGCCGATGTAAGCTGGCTTCCTCAGATGGAAGCTAAGGGGTATAAGTTTTATGACGATTATGGAGTACAGAAGGATTGCCTGCAAATATTAAAAGAACATGGGATAAATTCCATCCGGCTTAGAGTATGGGTTAATCCTTCGAATGATCCATATAATGGCCACTGCAGTAAAGACGAAGTGGTAGAAATGGCTAAGCGCTGTAAAAACATGGGGTTTAGAATCATGATTAATTTCCACTACAGCGACTCATGGGCAGATCCGGGGAAACAGTATAAACCTGCTGCGTGGGCAAATCACAGTACCAATCAGCTGTATACTGATATTTACAATCATACCTATGATGTTTTAAGTGCGTTGAAAGTCAACGGTGTCATACCCGAATGGGTACAGGTGGGCAATGAAACCAATAACGGCATGCTGTGGGAAGACGGAAAGGCATCGGTTAATATGAGAAACTTTGCGTGGATGATAAACAGCGGATATGATGCTGTAAAAGCAGTATTTCCTGAAACAAAGGTAATTGTCCATTTATCGAACGGATATGATAACAGTTTGTTCCGGTGGATGTTTGACGGACTGAGGAACAATGGTGCAAAGTTCGATGTAATAGGTATGTCTTTATATCCTGAACCCGACAATTGGTGGACTTTAAACAATCAATGCCTTTATAACATGAACGATATGGTGTCAAGATACGGAAAAGAAGTTATGATTTGTGAAGTGGGGATGGCTAGCAATGCTGCAAGTGCTGCAAAAGAGATGATTACAGACTTGCTCCAAAAGGTTGCCTCTGTTCCCGGTGGGAAAGGACTTGGGGTATTTTATTGGGAACCTCAATGCTATAATTGGGCAGGCTATGGAAAAGGTGCCTGGAATACAAATGGAAGGCCAACCATTGCATTGGATGCTTTTTTGAGCAACAACAGCGGTTTGCCGACATCCACACCTACGCCGACATTACCTCCTACACCGATTGGTACAACTCCAAAACCAACCAACAATGAATTTGTCTATGGAGATATCAATGGCGATAAACGTGTAGATTCAATTGATTATGCCCTGCTTAAAAGTTACCTTCTTGGTTTTAGCAGTGAATTTCCCTATGTGAACGGTAAAAAAGCTGCAGATGTGAATTGTGACGGTAATGTGGATTCGATTGACTTTGCCCTTTTGAAGGGATACCTGTTAGGCATTTTTAATTACTTGCCGGTTGGTGTTTAA